Proteins from a single region of Paraburkholderia sp. PGU19:
- a CDS encoding tetratricopeptide repeat protein, with the protein MSTSPATPERQRLFSPAVILVLGLLVGVMLALAFPRERIESRLLEGANVDSLTIAYLEAWLRVDPNNAEVLSELTREYLKGQRISDATRILDRLSRSNEPNARQSALAIRMSLAQQRLFSLKPNDPARPTRIRELDALLHEALGYTWDIEQLKMLAQQARGLSDNDLAAHYYTLLAQSDREHARKWLAELAQTQLGNQQHRAAADAWFAVQAQATTLDEKRAAFIAGLRALQSGNDMPATMQAADQHIGDLADDPETLRFLANLALAAGRPDLASKYVKRLMKMSALDHEPALVRRASFVPKRAADPGAVEHRTTRGVWLRAAWYRPHVSRSTALRHALNNASSTQTTARIVRITAVPPTPTPASDATASDYELAYRVFLANGDVANAQRIAQTAVDRDPQSIPWRERLAQVAEWNRRQDIALANYVAIAKMRGTDDDWKKVARLAPGLNDNAAMLAVTLHQADQQPGNLKLLDAVVFSYERIADPDSALNFLRTRFNGPSRRQAMERYAQVAERKGDDDLALRTWRDLEREYGPNAAYGLKIGTMLYTRTQFDAALAAMNEAKRGAPASNDEFWRFYALLADSNQNTRDARLGYRQLIAGGKADAQDYEVMTNFFNDSPLDAGRLAEYAYRHGGPPRMLSEALYGYQRAHAWGRIRILLASLTPEQLKAAEQSSTFLLARAEYERQTGENDAALRDIERAAALDPNNSEARAAYIWVLNERGTDAALLAALRRHAGDAESDPQLWPAYGAAWLRLGDGRKALHYLHKQAAQAQQSLLWRLTFADALELNGRVDEAWRVRKQVWLELARRRRDPSKAAPLPAAEQDDLRGRYVALTQLYANGDRSRAVLIDLLRADRNGAGDDQTAASELGDIGQLPPAKQDEIRKSQRLYSAIAREAAISWAQNEEASDMERAWLEKQYIDASQRPIYAEAQLAINDGDVNELSRLLDTLPDLIPRQARADAQALTGRTSAVQTSAVDSLTREPNDEVMQAMAREQLLSNAQALAGAFRYVDQGSLRFTEESATGSVRLTPSQNLQFRYQQRDQTVDGSQLAYAPKHDRLAEAIYGHKGQYDEEHVTLGRRNALEDFTTARVEGTYNVTQRLTLTYALGYNQAATESTQLTVGGTKDLATLGFNYRLDPHWFGGARYEYARFHGQDRSYLGNGSLVEANFGYKIKADYPDYTIRAVFAHGQYNATGTPGDPLRVLLPQNTPFTAASFMPQTFTQGGLLFSFGDDLPEQYSKAWRPIFAGGPIRDSRAGWSGQAELGVAGSVFGNDQMLLYGAYQGVSSNHSTSVKEVGVRYRYLY; encoded by the coding sequence ATGTCGACGTCGCCTGCGACACCTGAGCGGCAGCGGCTCTTTTCGCCCGCTGTGATTCTCGTGCTCGGCCTGCTGGTCGGCGTGATGCTGGCGCTCGCCTTTCCGCGCGAGAGGATCGAATCGCGGCTGCTCGAAGGAGCAAATGTCGACAGCCTCACGATCGCCTATCTGGAAGCATGGCTGCGCGTCGATCCGAACAACGCGGAAGTGCTCTCCGAACTCACGCGTGAATACCTGAAGGGGCAGCGCATCTCGGATGCGACGCGTATTCTCGACCGTCTGTCGCGCTCCAACGAGCCGAACGCGCGGCAAAGCGCACTGGCCATTCGCATGTCGCTCGCGCAGCAACGTCTGTTCTCGTTGAAACCGAACGACCCGGCGCGGCCCACGCGCATTCGCGAACTCGATGCGCTGCTGCACGAAGCGCTCGGCTACACGTGGGACATCGAGCAATTGAAGATGCTTGCGCAGCAGGCACGCGGGTTGAGCGACAACGATCTCGCCGCGCACTACTACACGCTGCTCGCGCAGTCCGATCGGGAGCACGCGCGCAAGTGGCTGGCCGAGCTTGCGCAAACGCAACTGGGCAACCAGCAGCATCGCGCCGCCGCCGACGCGTGGTTCGCAGTACAAGCGCAAGCCACCACGCTGGACGAGAAGCGGGCCGCTTTCATCGCCGGTTTGCGCGCGCTGCAATCGGGCAACGACATGCCGGCGACGATGCAGGCGGCCGACCAGCATATCGGCGATCTTGCCGACGATCCTGAAACGCTGCGCTTTCTCGCCAATCTCGCGTTGGCTGCGGGGCGTCCCGATCTGGCGTCGAAGTACGTGAAGCGATTGATGAAGATGTCCGCGCTGGATCATGAACCGGCGCTAGTGCGGCGGGCGTCGTTCGTGCCAAAGCGCGCGGCGGACCCTGGCGCCGTCGAGCATCGCACGACGCGCGGCGTGTGGCTGCGCGCGGCGTGGTATCGGCCGCACGTTTCGCGCAGCACGGCGCTGCGTCACGCATTAAACAACGCTTCCAGCACGCAAACCACAGCCCGTATCGTACGCATTACAGCGGTCCCACCGACACCGACGCCCGCAAGCGATGCAACCGCGTCCGACTACGAACTCGCGTATCGCGTGTTCCTCGCGAACGGCGACGTCGCGAACGCGCAGCGCATCGCGCAAACGGCCGTCGACCGCGATCCGCAATCGATCCCCTGGCGCGAGCGTCTCGCGCAAGTCGCCGAATGGAACCGGCGTCAGGACATTGCGCTCGCCAACTACGTCGCCATCGCAAAGATGCGCGGCACCGACGACGACTGGAAGAAGGTCGCGCGTCTCGCGCCCGGACTCAACGACAACGCCGCGATGCTCGCCGTCACGCTGCATCAGGCCGACCAGCAGCCGGGCAATCTGAAGCTGCTCGATGCCGTCGTCTTCTCGTACGAACGCATTGCCGATCCCGATTCCGCGTTGAACTTTCTGCGCACGCGCTTCAACGGCCCGTCGCGCCGCCAGGCCATGGAACGCTATGCGCAAGTCGCCGAACGCAAGGGTGACGACGATCTCGCGCTGCGCACATGGCGCGATCTCGAACGCGAATACGGGCCGAACGCAGCCTACGGATTGAAGATCGGCACGATGCTCTATACGCGCACGCAGTTCGACGCGGCGCTCGCCGCGATGAATGAAGCGAAGCGCGGCGCGCCCGCGTCGAACGATGAATTCTGGCGCTTCTACGCGCTACTCGCCGACTCGAACCAGAACACGCGCGATGCGAGACTTGGCTATCGTCAGTTGATCGCGGGCGGCAAAGCCGACGCGCAAGACTACGAGGTGATGACGAACTTCTTCAACGACTCGCCGCTCGACGCAGGCCGCCTCGCGGAATACGCGTATCGTCATGGCGGCCCGCCGCGCATGCTGTCGGAAGCGCTATACGGCTATCAACGCGCGCATGCGTGGGGCCGCATCCGGATCTTGCTTGCCTCACTCACGCCCGAGCAACTCAAGGCCGCCGAGCAGTCGTCCACGTTCCTGCTCGCACGCGCCGAATACGAACGGCAGACAGGCGAGAACGATGCCGCACTGCGCGACATCGAACGCGCCGCCGCGCTCGATCCGAACAACTCGGAAGCGCGCGCGGCCTACATCTGGGTGCTGAACGAGCGCGGCACGGATGCCGCTCTGCTCGCCGCTCTGCGCCGTCATGCGGGCGACGCGGAGAGCGATCCGCAGCTATGGCCCGCGTATGGCGCGGCATGGTTGCGGCTCGGCGATGGGCGTAAAGCGCTGCACTATCTGCACAAGCAGGCTGCGCAAGCGCAGCAAAGCCTGTTGTGGCGTCTCACGTTCGCCGACGCACTGGAACTGAACGGCCGAGTCGATGAAGCGTGGCGCGTGCGCAAGCAGGTCTGGCTCGAACTGGCGCGCCGCCGGCGCGATCCGTCGAAAGCAGCGCCGTTGCCCGCCGCCGAGCAAGACGATCTGCGCGGCCGCTACGTCGCGCTCACGCAGCTGTACGCGAACGGCGACCGTTCGCGCGCGGTGTTGATCGACCTGCTGCGCGCCGATCGCAACGGCGCGGGCGACGATCAGACTGCTGCGTCCGAGCTTGGCGACATCGGCCAGTTGCCGCCCGCGAAACAGGACGAGATCCGCAAAAGCCAGCGCCTCTATTCGGCCATCGCACGCGAGGCGGCAATCTCCTGGGCGCAGAACGAAGAGGCGTCCGACATGGAGCGCGCCTGGCTCGAAAAGCAATATATCGACGCCAGCCAGCGTCCCATCTACGCCGAAGCACAGCTCGCGATCAACGACGGCGACGTCAACGAACTGTCGCGCCTGCTCGACACATTGCCCGATCTGATTCCGAGACAGGCCCGCGCCGATGCGCAGGCGCTCACGGGCCGCACGTCCGCCGTGCAAACCAGCGCAGTCGACTCGCTCACGCGCGAGCCCAACGACGAAGTGATGCAGGCGATGGCGCGCGAGCAACTGCTCAGCAATGCGCAGGCGCTGGCGGGCGCATTCCGCTATGTCGATCAGGGCTCGCTGCGCTTCACGGAGGAATCGGCGACGGGCAGCGTGCGCCTCACGCCCTCGCAGAACCTGCAATTTCGCTATCAGCAGCGCGACCAGACCGTCGACGGCTCTCAACTCGCCTACGCGCCGAAACACGACCGGCTCGCCGAGGCGATCTATGGCCACAAGGGGCAATACGACGAAGAGCACGTCACGTTGGGCCGCCGCAATGCGCTCGAAGACTTCACGACGGCGCGCGTCGAAGGCACGTACAACGTCACGCAGCGCCTCACGCTGACCTATGCGCTCGGCTACAACCAGGCCGCGACGGAGTCGACGCAACTGACGGTGGGCGGCACCAAAGACCTTGCCACGCTCGGCTTCAACTACCGGCTCGATCCGCACTGGTTCGGCGGCGCGCGCTACGAGTACGCGCGCTTTCACGGCCAGGACCGCTCGTATCTGGGTAACGGCAGTCTCGTCGAAGCGAACTTCGGCTACAAGATCAAGGCCGATTATCCCGACTACACGATCCGCGCCGTCTTCGCACACGGCCAGTACAACGCGACGGGCACGCCGGGCGACCCGCTGCGCGTGCTGCTGCCGCAGAACACGCCGTTCACGGCCGCGTCCTTCATGCCGCAGACCTTCACGCAAGGCGGCCTGCTGTTTTCGTTCGGCGACGATCTGCCCGAGCAGTATTCGAAAGCATGGCGGCCGATCTTCGCGGGCGGCCCGATCCGCGACTCGCGCGCGGGCTGGTCGGGCCAGGCGGAACTCGGCGTGGCGGGCAGCGTGTTCGGCAACGATCAGATGCTGCTGTACGGCGCGTATCAGGGCGTCTCGTCGAATCATTCGACTTCCGTGAAGGAAGTCGGCGTGCGCTATCGGTATCTGTATTGA
- a CDS encoding penicillin-binding protein activator LpoB — MDHSKNLRARASKLFASALALMALTLAGCAVVDRSAPPAIAKTDSLAILPIANNTETPQAGQRAASIAQSLLASYGYTNLSRYPASADDETLFDAAKPDAQQNALNWARQQNARYALTGAVNEWRYKVGVDGEPAVGLTFDVVDVQTGKVVWTGTGSRTGWSRDAVSGVAQKLERDLLSPLAQ; from the coding sequence ATGGACCACAGCAAGAACCTTCGCGCACGCGCGTCGAAGTTGTTCGCATCAGCGTTGGCGTTGATGGCGCTCACGCTCGCGGGCTGCGCCGTCGTCGATCGCAGCGCACCGCCCGCGATCGCGAAGACCGACAGCCTCGCGATCCTGCCTATCGCGAACAACACGGAGACGCCGCAGGCGGGGCAGCGTGCGGCGTCGATTGCGCAGAGCCTGCTCGCGTCGTACGGCTATACGAATCTGTCGCGCTACCCGGCGAGCGCCGACGACGAAACGCTGTTCGACGCCGCGAAGCCCGACGCGCAGCAAAACGCGCTCAACTGGGCGCGCCAGCAGAATGCGCGCTATGCGCTGACGGGTGCCGTCAACGAATGGCGCTATAAGGTCGGCGTGGACGGCGAGCCTGCCGTGGGCCTCACCTTCGATGTGGTCGACGTGCAAACCGGCAAGGTCGTATGGACGGGCACGGGCAGCCGCACCGGCTGGAGCCGCGATGCCGTGTCGGGTGTCGCGCAGAAGCTGGAGCGCGATCTGCTGTCGCCGCTCGCGCAGTGA
- a CDS encoding PelD GGDEF domain-containing protein, with translation MNTQANEHSAPRGRHRRRQAQSVGAGSWWARVIAPPRGSARRRTIAALETIVATLIAIAICWAFDHADPLLVQSGFGWIWIVPLVIALRYGSFAGVFSGLILLASWYVLYPGYSGASAPASLAHALMETPHTRLFPVSFFLGGFVVTMLCGQFGDIWITRLRQGRIANDYLAERLSILTRNQFMLRISHERLEQDLLGRPATLRDSLARLRTVILNQEPTEAQQGVVDLRGAQPFLEAAAQACQIESASVHAWRGGKPATAAGASIGAPSAFDPDDPLVREALETRTLVHVESKANQDMSLSRYVAVVPLIDAQKNPVGVLAIERMPFLALTRDNLQFLLVLCNFYADGVQHAVITRDTLAAFPMCPHTFALDYARLVHLQRDTQVQSSIVALVFHNDERSTTLYEHVLRTRRALDVQWPLRDERRRVVLTLMPLSGDSAVDGYLLRIEENLRAQYGVDFEAARVAVHSMAVSADEPIADLRRLLERCDVRR, from the coding sequence ATGAACACGCAGGCTAACGAACACTCCGCGCCGCGCGGGCGGCACCGGCGCCGCCAGGCGCAAAGCGTCGGCGCGGGCTCCTGGTGGGCCCGTGTGATCGCGCCGCCGCGCGGCTCCGCGCGTCGCCGCACGATCGCCGCGCTCGAAACGATCGTCGCGACGCTGATTGCGATTGCGATCTGCTGGGCCTTCGATCACGCCGATCCGCTGTTGGTCCAGAGCGGCTTCGGCTGGATCTGGATCGTGCCGCTCGTGATCGCGCTGCGTTATGGATCGTTTGCGGGGGTGTTTTCCGGGCTGATTCTGCTGGCTTCGTGGTACGTGCTGTACCCCGGCTACAGCGGCGCGTCCGCGCCCGCTTCGCTCGCGCATGCGTTGATGGAGACGCCGCACACGCGGCTCTTTCCCGTGAGCTTCTTTCTCGGCGGCTTCGTCGTCACGATGCTGTGCGGGCAATTCGGCGACATCTGGATCACGCGCTTGCGGCAAGGCCGCATCGCCAACGACTATCTCGCCGAACGCCTGTCCATTCTGACGCGCAACCAGTTCATGCTGCGCATCTCGCACGAACGGCTCGAACAGGATCTGCTCGGACGTCCCGCGACGCTGCGCGATTCGCTGGCGCGGCTGCGCACCGTGATCCTCAATCAGGAGCCGACTGAAGCGCAGCAAGGCGTCGTCGATCTGCGCGGCGCGCAACCGTTTCTCGAAGCGGCTGCGCAAGCCTGCCAGATCGAAAGCGCGAGTGTGCATGCATGGCGCGGCGGCAAGCCGGCGACGGCAGCGGGGGCATCGATTGGCGCGCCATCGGCGTTCGATCCCGACGATCCCCTCGTTCGCGAAGCGCTCGAAACGCGCACGCTGGTACATGTCGAATCGAAAGCGAACCAGGACATGTCGCTGAGCCGCTACGTCGCCGTCGTGCCGCTGATCGATGCGCAGAAGAATCCTGTCGGCGTGCTCGCCATCGAACGCATGCCGTTTCTCGCGCTCACGCGCGACAACCTGCAGTTCCTGCTCGTGCTCTGCAACTTCTACGCGGACGGCGTGCAGCACGCCGTCATCACGCGCGACACGCTCGCGGCCTTCCCCATGTGCCCGCATACTTTCGCGCTCGACTATGCGCGGCTCGTGCATTTGCAGCGCGATACGCAGGTGCAGTCGTCGATCGTCGCGCTAGTGTTTCATAACGACGAACGCAGCACGACGCTATACGAACATGTGCTGCGCACGCGCCGCGCGCTCGATGTGCAGTGGCCGTTGCGCGACGAGCGGCGTCGCGTGGTGCTCACGCTGATGCCACTGTCGGGTGACAGTGCCGTCGACGGCTATCTGCTGCGGATCGAAGAGAATCTGCGTGCGCAATACGGCGTCGACTTCGAAGCGGCGCGCGTCGCCGTGCATTCGATGGCCGTATCCGCCGACGAACCGATCGCCGACCTGCGGCGTCTGCTGGAGCGCTGCGATGTCCGCCGCTGA
- a CDS encoding sugar ABC transporter permease yields MSAADGVTTDPGRPVGARITFVGVLLVALGLALQIAVFMIATRSMPDTSAEWLGGLANTDVSTLQAATHQNTQTLLLCLLVQACAALATSLGLAEMMPARYRLPRLGLLVSLWFLNFAVPVGGMFCSIGALAIAAALPRPRAQLPIVLVEEPEFAANLIGTVSYGRGARLKAELQNAEAGTSFRMTALLAMQTMPARTVSPLLQGMLADPLDDIRLLAYGILDNREKTLTQQILVERPKLDAKRHPELSDAERAHANRTLAQLYSELIYENLVTGDVYRNAADQADGFAAAALEHDPNEAALWRLRGRLAIARRDLDGADTMLQRAIDCGFPRERMLPWLAETAYLRRDFARVRKLLAEMDNRAATPTLAAVLDFWKPRGPAAARPRSI; encoded by the coding sequence ATGTCCGCCGCTGACGGCGTCACGACCGATCCCGGCCGGCCCGTGGGCGCGCGCATCACGTTCGTTGGCGTGCTGCTCGTCGCGCTCGGGCTGGCGTTGCAGATCGCCGTCTTCATGATCGCGACACGCAGCATGCCCGACACGTCCGCCGAATGGCTCGGCGGTCTCGCCAACACAGACGTGTCGACACTGCAGGCCGCCACGCATCAGAACACGCAGACGCTGTTGCTATGCCTGCTCGTGCAGGCCTGTGCCGCGCTCGCCACTTCGCTCGGTCTCGCGGAGATGATGCCCGCGCGCTACCGGCTGCCGCGCCTGGGACTGCTCGTGTCGCTGTGGTTTCTGAACTTCGCGGTGCCTGTCGGCGGGATGTTTTGCTCGATCGGCGCGCTCGCGATTGCCGCCGCGTTGCCGCGGCCACGCGCGCAGTTGCCCATCGTGCTCGTCGAGGAACCCGAATTCGCCGCGAATTTGATCGGCACGGTATCGTATGGGCGCGGCGCGCGCCTGAAGGCGGAATTGCAGAACGCGGAAGCGGGCACGTCGTTTCGCATGACCGCCCTGCTCGCGATGCAGACGATGCCCGCGCGCACCGTCTCGCCGCTGCTGCAAGGCATGCTCGCCGATCCGCTCGACGACATCCGGCTGCTTGCGTACGGCATTCTCGACAACCGCGAGAAAACGCTCACGCAGCAGATCCTCGTCGAACGTCCGAAGCTCGATGCGAAGCGGCATCCCGAACTGAGCGATGCGGAACGCGCGCACGCGAACAGGACGCTCGCGCAGCTGTATAGCGAACTGATCTACGAAAACCTCGTGACGGGCGACGTGTACCGCAATGCCGCCGATCAGGCCGACGGCTTCGCGGCCGCCGCGCTCGAACACGACCCGAACGAAGCAGCGCTGTGGCGTCTGCGCGGCCGTCTTGCCATCGCGCGGCGCGATCTCGACGGCGCGGACACGATGCTGCAACGTGCGATCGATTGCGGCTTTCCGCGCGAGCGCATGCTGCCCTGGCTCGCCGAGACGGCTTACCTGCGCCGCGATTTCGCGCGCGTGCGCAAGCTGCTGGCCGAAATGGACAACCGCGCCGCGACGCCGACGCTGGCCGCCGTCCTCGATTTCTGGAAACCGCGCGGTCCGGCCGCCGCGCGGCCCCGCTCCATCTGA
- the pelF gene encoding GT4 family glycosyltransferase PelF, which yields MFSSKTPSLPHADSADIALLLEGTFPYVSGGVSSWVNQVIRAFPEYSFALCFLGSRPQDYPKMQYALPDNVVHLENHYLYDFAPPPLVNKQRGDASAFMRSAHLHEALRNPAMRHAAGRMLKDMLNDLGPGGALGEDAFLYSKEAWHYLTEQYRQFCTDPSFVDYFWTVRIMHKPLWQLAKIADGLPRVKMFHTVSTGYAGFLGALARYRHARPLLVSEHGIYTKERKIDLFQSEWIRDNRSIFERDVSQIGYFRDLWVRFFETLGHVCYDAAEDIIALYEGNRRRQILDGAPEAKTTNIPNGVNLPKLAPLRAQRAAGVPKTLCLIGRVVPIKDIKTFIRAMLTVVRRMPDAEAWIAGPENEDPSYAAECHALVESLGLNDKVKFLGFQKIDELLPKCGVLVLSSISEALPLVVLEGFAAGVPSVTTDVGSCRQLIHGLDGDDAALGAAGRVVQIADPRALAEAALDLLDEDNWRAAQQAGIARVERYYTQDQMVGSYRDLYARLTAQADLADPPASEADLPMPMPH from the coding sequence ATGTTCTCGTCTAAAACGCCGTCACTGCCGCACGCGGATTCCGCCGATATCGCCCTGCTGCTCGAAGGCACGTTCCCCTATGTGAGCGGCGGCGTGTCGAGCTGGGTCAATCAGGTCATCCGCGCGTTTCCCGAGTATTCGTTCGCACTGTGCTTTCTCGGCAGCCGTCCGCAGGACTATCCGAAGATGCAGTACGCGCTGCCCGACAACGTCGTGCATCTGGAGAATCACTATCTATATGATTTCGCGCCGCCGCCGCTGGTGAACAAACAGCGCGGCGACGCGTCCGCGTTCATGCGCTCCGCGCATCTGCACGAAGCATTGCGCAACCCGGCAATGCGCCACGCGGCGGGCCGCATGCTCAAGGACATGTTGAACGACCTGGGCCCCGGCGGCGCATTGGGCGAAGACGCGTTTCTCTATTCGAAGGAAGCCTGGCACTATCTGACCGAGCAATACCGGCAGTTCTGCACCGACCCGTCGTTCGTCGATTACTTCTGGACCGTGCGGATCATGCACAAGCCGCTGTGGCAGCTCGCGAAGATCGCCGATGGCCTGCCGCGCGTGAAGATGTTCCATACGGTATCGACGGGTTACGCGGGTTTTCTCGGCGCGCTCGCGCGCTATCGCCATGCGCGGCCCTTGCTCGTGTCGGAGCACGGCATCTATACGAAAGAACGCAAGATCGATCTGTTCCAGAGCGAATGGATACGCGACAACCGCAGCATCTTCGAGCGCGACGTGTCGCAGATCGGCTATTTCCGCGACCTGTGGGTGCGCTTCTTCGAGACGCTCGGCCATGTGTGCTACGACGCGGCTGAAGACATCATCGCGCTCTATGAAGGCAATCGTCGTCGGCAGATCCTGGACGGCGCGCCCGAAGCGAAAACGACCAACATTCCGAACGGCGTGAATCTTCCGAAGCTCGCGCCACTGCGTGCGCAGCGCGCCGCCGGCGTGCCGAAGACGTTGTGTCTGATCGGCCGCGTCGTGCCCATCAAGGACATCAAGACCTTCATCCGCGCGATGCTGACCGTGGTGCGCCGCATGCCCGACGCCGAAGCGTGGATTGCCGGCCCGGAAAACGAGGACCCGTCGTATGCAGCCGAATGTCATGCGCTCGTCGAGAGCCTCGGCCTGAACGACAAGGTCAAGTTTCTCGGCTTCCAGAAGATCGACGAGTTGCTGCCGAAATGCGGCGTGCTCGTCCTCAGCTCGATTTCGGAAGCGCTGCCGCTCGTCGTGCTCGAAGGCTTCGCGGCGGGCGTGCCGTCCGTCACGACGGACGTGGGCTCGTGCCGCCAGCTGATCCACGGGCTGGATGGTGACGACGCGGCGCTCGGCGCGGCGGGCCGCGTCGTACAGATCGCCGATCCGCGCGCGCTCGCAGAAGCGGCGCTCGATCTGCTCGACGAAGACAACTGGCGCGCCGCGCAGCAGGCGGGCATTGCGCGCGTCGAGCGCTATTACACGCAGGACCAGATGGTCGGCTCGTATCGCGATCTGTATGCGCGGCTCACCGCGCAGGCCGATCTCGCCGATCCACCCGCATCGGAAGCCGATCTTCCGATGCCGATGCCTCACTGA
- the pelG gene encoding exopolysaccharide Pel transporter PelG, translating into MAGIGFELRKMLRRNTLLGLMQAYTYAGLIGAGPWVLSIVGILLIGVLSIPFVLPTGLITQFQVSVTYLISLSLVLTGPLQLAYTRFTSDRLFEKRRDLVLPNFHAVMFIVTVASTVLGGFAVVFLFPQQTAEYRLLMLAGFVVMGNIWIATIFLSGMKQYMSIIVVFFIGYAVTTGAALSLNRFGLTGLLSGFVIGQTVLLVGLLALIYRDYRSDHFISFEMFRKQYRFPSLMLTGFLYNLGIWADKFMFWYSPGTGQPVIGPLRASIIYDIPVFLAYLAIIPGMAVFLMRIETDFVEYYDAFYDAVREGASLQHIERMRNAMVEALRNGIWEIMKVQAIAAMMLFAAGTILLQWLQISTLYLPLLYIDVIAASMQVVFMGTINVFFYLDKRKIVLLLVGTFVASNVVFTAITLSLNPAFYGYGFAGSLLLVVLASLYLLDRKLDSLEYETFMLQ; encoded by the coding sequence ATGGCAGGCATTGGTTTCGAACTTCGCAAGATGCTCCGGCGCAACACGCTGCTGGGGCTGATGCAGGCTTATACCTACGCGGGTCTGATCGGCGCGGGGCCGTGGGTGCTGTCGATCGTCGGTATTCTGCTGATCGGCGTGCTCAGCATTCCGTTCGTGTTGCCCACGGGATTGATCACGCAGTTCCAGGTGTCGGTCACGTATCTGATTTCGCTGTCGCTCGTGTTGACGGGGCCGTTGCAGCTCGCGTACACGCGTTTCACGTCGGACCGGCTGTTCGAAAAGCGTCGCGATCTCGTGCTGCCGAATTTTCATGCGGTGATGTTCATCGTCACGGTGGCTTCGACTGTGCTCGGCGGGTTCGCCGTCGTGTTTCTCTTTCCGCAGCAGACGGCCGAGTATCGCCTGCTGATGCTCGCGGGCTTCGTCGTGATGGGCAATATCTGGATCGCGACGATCTTTCTGTCGGGCATGAAGCAGTACATGTCGATCATCGTCGTGTTCTTCATCGGCTATGCGGTGACGACGGGCGCGGCGCTCTCGTTGAACCGGTTCGGTCTGACGGGCTTGCTGTCGGGGTTCGTGATCGGACAGACGGTGTTGCTGGTGGGCCTGCTCGCGCTGATCTATCGCGACTACCGCAGCGACCATTTCATTTCGTTCGAAATGTTCCGCAAGCAGTATCGTTTCCCTTCGCTGATGCTGACGGGCTTTCTGTACAACCTCGGCATCTGGGCCGACAAGTTCATGTTCTGGTATTCGCCCGGCACGGGACAGCCGGTGATCGGTCCGCTGCGGGCTTCGATCATTTACGACATTCCCGTGTTTCTCGCGTATCTCGCGATCATTCCGGGCATGGCCGTATTTCTGATGCGTATCGAAACGGACTTCGTCGAATACTACGACGCGTTTTACGATGCCGTGCGTGAAGGCGCGTCGTTGCAGCACATCGAGCGCATGCGCAATGCGATGGTCGAAGCGTTGCGCAACGGCATCTGGGAAATCATGAAAGTGCAGGCGATCGCCGCGATGATGCTGTTCGCGGCGGGCACGATCCTGCTGCAATGGCTGCAGATATCGACGCTGTATCTGCCGCTGCTGTATATCGACGTGATCGCGGCCAGCATGCAGGTCGTGTTCATGGGCACGATCAACGTGTTCTTCTATCTCGACAAGCGCAAGATCGTGCTGTTGCTGGTGGGTACGTTCGTCGCTTCGAATGTAGTGTTCACGGCGATCACGTTGTCGCTGAACCCTGCTTTCTATGGTTATGGGTTTGCAGGTTCGCTGCTGCTCGTCGTGCTTGCGAGTCTTTATCTGCTGGACCGCAAGCTGGATTCGCTGGAGTATGAGACGTTCATGTTGCAATGA